Proteins from a genomic interval of Rubinisphaera italica:
- the dnaG gene encoding DNA primase — MDKWSEFKEEVRAQTDLIALIGETRTVTPRKGGSEYVTLCPFHDDHDPSMTIDPSRQTYRCWVCNEGGDCFSYVQKLEGLQFRDALEQLANRAGLEMPKNQQKSGTRGTDRNTLLSALGWASQKFHNCLLTDPAAEAARDYLLDRGFCEEIWSDFEIGFHPGPWEWLGNSSNGKFTKQQLEEARLIAQRANGGGYFDHFRNRIIFPIRNERGQVIAFGGRVLPGSEDEKFGKYQNSKESYLFNKSKQLYGIDHARDAMRGRNQVIVVEGYTDCISLHQVGIPNVVATLGTALTHEHVALIKRFCQNVILIFDGDKAGQNAANRALPRLLSHEIELKLLALPDGMDPPEYLEKHGVQEFQNLLQKAQEAWDFKLQQLAGEHNSNSTFASEKITEEMLALIAVAPALQGTKREDLLLNRLANQVGLRGSQEQKLRSDLAKLRAKGPKVASSQHSISRSQPNDADVDFFHQQTNDLNGEEFNQVFQETSRDVPQVSLRKQIDQLLKPNLNRRTALERDLLEIIIMMPECITVVLQRETMTIIRNKIVLELLSQCAEQNQRGEYTGVDSLMSELEEPELKRFIMAITTEAEQKKITDKLQETLQDSEGNRIPFYLNQVIEQLNWEQRESQHRTSTRTVAIENHEPTSVDERMRQMLQDAAQFHQQRVTRNTASSQ; from the coding sequence ATGGATAAGTGGAGCGAATTCAAAGAAGAGGTTCGCGCCCAGACTGATCTCATTGCGCTCATTGGCGAAACTCGCACAGTGACGCCGAGAAAAGGGGGAAGTGAATATGTCACTCTCTGCCCTTTCCATGACGATCATGATCCCTCAATGACGATTGATCCCTCTCGCCAGACTTACAGATGCTGGGTTTGTAATGAAGGCGGAGACTGCTTTAGCTATGTCCAGAAATTAGAAGGACTGCAATTTCGAGACGCTTTAGAGCAACTCGCCAACCGCGCTGGTCTGGAAATGCCCAAAAACCAGCAGAAAAGCGGCACTCGAGGAACAGACCGAAATACTCTATTATCTGCTCTCGGCTGGGCCAGTCAAAAATTTCACAATTGTCTGCTGACAGATCCCGCAGCCGAAGCCGCTCGGGATTATTTACTCGATCGCGGCTTCTGCGAGGAAATCTGGTCGGACTTTGAAATCGGTTTCCATCCCGGTCCCTGGGAGTGGCTGGGGAATTCCTCTAATGGAAAGTTCACGAAACAACAACTTGAAGAAGCTCGATTAATTGCCCAGCGAGCCAACGGCGGCGGATATTTCGATCACTTTCGTAACCGTATCATCTTTCCGATTCGCAACGAACGCGGCCAAGTCATCGCCTTTGGAGGACGGGTGCTGCCAGGCAGCGAAGATGAGAAATTTGGGAAATATCAGAACAGCAAAGAAAGTTATCTCTTTAACAAAAGCAAGCAACTTTACGGCATCGACCATGCCCGAGACGCGATGCGTGGTCGAAATCAGGTTATCGTCGTTGAAGGCTATACAGATTGTATCAGCCTGCACCAAGTGGGAATTCCCAACGTTGTGGCGACCTTGGGAACAGCGTTAACTCATGAGCATGTTGCCTTGATTAAACGGTTCTGTCAGAACGTGATTCTGATTTTTGATGGTGATAAAGCGGGACAAAACGCGGCTAACCGAGCCTTGCCACGTTTATTGTCGCATGAGATCGAACTGAAGCTGCTGGCACTGCCTGACGGAATGGATCCGCCCGAGTATCTTGAAAAACATGGCGTGCAGGAATTTCAAAATCTTTTGCAAAAAGCACAGGAAGCGTGGGACTTTAAACTTCAGCAACTTGCAGGAGAGCATAATTCCAACTCAACATTTGCCAGTGAAAAAATCACTGAGGAAATGCTCGCTCTGATCGCCGTCGCACCCGCTTTGCAAGGCACAAAACGTGAAGATCTGCTGCTGAATCGACTGGCCAATCAAGTCGGCTTGCGGGGCTCTCAGGAGCAAAAATTACGAAGTGATTTGGCAAAATTGCGAGCGAAAGGCCCGAAAGTTGCGTCAAGTCAACATAGCATCTCACGTTCACAGCCGAACGATGCAGATGTTGACTTTTTTCACCAGCAGACGAACGATTTAAATGGGGAAGAGTTCAATCAGGTCTTTCAGGAAACATCTCGGGACGTTCCTCAGGTGTCTCTGCGAAAACAGATCGATCAGCTTTTAAAGCCGAACTTGAATCGGAGAACTGCTCTTGAGCGAGACCTGTTGGAAATTATCATCATGATGCCCGAATGCATCACGGTGGTTTTACAACGGGAAACGATGACAATCATACGAAACAAAATTGTCCTGGAACTTCTCTCGCAATGTGCCGAGCAGAATCAAAGAGGAGAATACACCGGAGTCGACTCGCTGATGAGCGAGTTGGAAGAGCCAGAATTGAAGCGATTCATTATGGCGATAACGACCGAAGCCGAACAGAAGAAGATTACCGACAAACTTCAGGAGACGCTGCAGGATTCCGAGGGGAACCGCATTCCGTTTTATCTGAATCAGGTGATCGAGCAACTGAATTGGGAACAGAGGGAATCCCAGCACCGAACGTCGACGCGTACTGTTGCGATCGAAAATCACGAACCAACATCGGTCGACGAACGGATGAGACAAATGCTGCAGGATGCGGCTCAATTTCACCAGCAACGTGTGACGCGCAATACTGCATCGTCTCAATAA
- a CDS encoding UxaA family hydrolase, whose amino-acid sequence MAQISPIIRLNSLDNVVVAIREIPEGTTLEDLSSQIVTRVLIPAGHKIATREISAGEPIFKYGQTVGFASKDIRNGDWVHTHNVDCGSLNLEYRYADALPETDFFSEVRKFQGYRRPNGKAATRNYVAIVSTVNCSATSSRRIADQVGPELLEKYPHVDGVIALTHKGGCAFEYQGSDHEQLNRTLAGYARHPNICGYLVIGLGCETAQADYLVDSQGLVQLESADTPAKKSRPMINIQQAGGVRKTIEKALSALPEILQEADRARREPISASELIVATECGGSDGYSGITANPAIGVASDLIVRSGGTAILSEVPEIYGGEHLLTSRAISREVGEKLIERIHWWEDYADKFQLKIDNNPSVGNKKGGLTTIYEKSLGAIAKGGSTALTAVYEYAEPVTAKGFVIMDTPGYDPASVTGMIAGGATVSLFSTGRGSCFGSKPTPTLKICSNTATFDYLSEDMDINAGDVLEGTSLEQKGQEIFEEILAVASGKKTKSEAAGIGDEEFCPWSPGPIF is encoded by the coding sequence ATGGCTCAAATTTCCCCAATTATTCGATTGAACTCTCTTGATAATGTCGTTGTTGCGATTCGTGAGATTCCTGAGGGGACAACTCTGGAAGATCTGTCTTCACAAATTGTGACTCGAGTACTTATTCCCGCTGGCCACAAGATTGCGACACGAGAGATTTCAGCTGGAGAGCCGATTTTCAAATATGGTCAGACGGTCGGGTTTGCTTCTAAAGACATTCGTAATGGAGATTGGGTCCATACGCATAATGTCGATTGTGGTTCTCTGAATCTGGAATATCGATACGCGGATGCCCTTCCTGAGACGGATTTCTTTTCCGAAGTCAGGAAGTTCCAAGGATATCGCCGGCCGAATGGCAAAGCGGCCACGCGAAATTATGTGGCGATTGTCAGTACTGTGAATTGCTCAGCCACCAGTTCACGACGTATTGCTGACCAGGTTGGGCCGGAGTTGCTCGAAAAATATCCTCATGTCGATGGTGTGATTGCTTTGACACACAAAGGAGGCTGTGCGTTCGAATATCAGGGATCGGACCACGAACAACTCAATCGGACATTGGCCGGTTATGCCCGACATCCAAATATCTGTGGATATCTGGTGATTGGACTCGGCTGTGAGACGGCTCAGGCGGATTATCTGGTTGACTCCCAAGGATTGGTCCAGCTGGAATCAGCCGACACGCCCGCGAAAAAATCGCGTCCGATGATTAACATTCAACAAGCTGGTGGTGTACGCAAGACAATCGAAAAGGCCCTGAGTGCCTTGCCGGAGATTCTGCAAGAGGCAGACCGTGCCCGACGGGAGCCCATCTCTGCTTCGGAATTGATTGTCGCGACCGAATGCGGGGGGAGTGATGGATATAGTGGGATCACTGCGAATCCGGCGATTGGCGTCGCCAGCGATTTGATAGTCCGCTCAGGCGGGACGGCAATTCTGTCTGAAGTTCCTGAAATTTATGGTGGCGAACATCTGCTGACCAGCAGGGCAATCAGTCGAGAAGTCGGCGAGAAACTGATCGAGCGAATCCACTGGTGGGAAGATTATGCGGACAAATTCCAACTCAAAATCGACAATAATCCTTCGGTCGGTAATAAGAAGGGTGGATTGACGACGATTTACGAGAAGAGCCTGGGAGCGATCGCCAAAGGGGGTTCGACGGCTCTCACTGCCGTCTATGAGTATGCGGAACCTGTCACTGCTAAGGGGTTTGTGATTATGGACACCCCCGGCTACGACCCGGCGAGTGTCACGGGTATGATCGCTGGAGGAGCGACCGTTTCCCTGTTTTCCACAGGCCGTGGAAGTTGTTTTGGAAGCAAACCGACACCGACTCTGAAAATCTGCTCCAATACGGCAACCTTCGACTATCTCAGTGAAGATATGGATATCAATGCCGGCGATGTTCTTGAGGGAACCAGCCTGGAACAGAAGGGGCAAGAGATCTTTGAGGAGATTCTTGCGGTCGCTTCCGGGAAAAAAACCAAATCTGAGGCGGCTGGGATCGGAGATGAAGAATTTTGCCCCTGGTCGCCTGGCCCAATCTTTTAA